Part of the Candidatus Chlorohelix allophototropha genome, GGAGGCGGACCTGCCTATTACGCCGATGTTGAAAAAGTGAGCCAGAGCGACCTCTACCGCGCGGAAGTCGTGGCTATCCCCATAGCAATAGTAGCGTTGCTGTTCGTTTTCGGGTCGGTAATAGCTGCCGCGCTTCCGGTGCTGGTGGGTGGTATGGGCGTAGTGGTGATTCTGGCATCGCTTTTCGGAATAGCACACCTGACCGAACTATCAATCTTTACCCTGAATCTAGCAACTCTCTTAGGATTGGGGTTAGGGTTGGATTATGCGCTATTCCTAACCAGCCGTTTCCGAGAAGAAATTTTTCGGGGCAGAAGCGCCGAAGAAGCGGTTGCTATTACCCTTGCTACCGCCGGGCAAGCGGTTACCTATAGCGGTTTAACGGTTCTAATCGGCTTGTGCGCTTTGTTCGTGTTTCGCATCAATCTGCTGGTTTCGGTGGCTATCGGCGGGATAGTGGTGGTATTCGTCTCGGTTATGGCGGCAATCACGCTGCTCCCCGCAATTCTCGCCATCATCGGCACGCGCATAAATGCCCTTCCGGTATCAGGGCTGGCGAAACGGCGGCGAAAGCTTGCGCAACAGCCCGCTGAACAGCTTACTGAACAGCTTGCTGAGCAATCGGGTTTTTGGGCTAAGTTATCGCGTCTGGTAATGCGCCGCCCTATCCTGATTTTTGTTGCAACCCTTAGCGGTTTGCTGATACTGGGCATACCCTTCCTGAGCGTAATTTTTAACAGCCCTGACCCTTCTATCTTGCCCGATAGCGTACAAAGCCGCCAAGTTTTTGATACGCTGCGAAAAGATTTCAACGAGAACGAGGCAAACCCAATCCTGATTACGGTACAAACTCCGAAGGGCAATATCCTTGAACCGGGTAATATTTACTACCTATATGAGTTTGCCAACCTGATAAAGCAAGACCCGCGCGTTGACCGAGTAGATAGCATTGTTACAGTTGAGCCGCGCCTAAATCGTGAGCAATACCAGATTATCTACGCCAATGTGGACGCAATCCGCGACACTTTCTTGCGAGATTACGCCGCCCAATTTGCAAAGGGCGATACCACGCTGATTTCGGTTTATAGCAAGTTCCCTTCTAATTCGCCGGAAAGCCGCGCCTTGGTAGAAAAAATCCGCAATAGCCAAATCGGCAACGGGATGAGCATAATGGTGTCAGGCTCTACCGCAGGCGTAATTGACGTAGTAAACAGCTTGTACGGGGCTTTCCCCTTTGCCGCCCTATTCATCGTCATTGCCACCTATACGGTGCTGGTGCTGCTTTTCCGCTCGGTGGTGCTGCCGCTCAAAGCGATTGTGATGAATGCGCTGAGCATTGTCGCCAGCTACGGGATGCTGGTGTTTGTCTTTCAAGAGGGTAACTTTAGCAATATCCTGAACTTCAAGCCCCTCAACTTTATCGAACCGACTATTCCCATCATCATGTTCTGCGTTCTGTTCGGGCTTTCGATGGATTACGAAGTATTCTTGCTGAGTCGTATCAAGGAAAGTTGGGAAAACACCGGAGATAATGCCGCCAGTGTTGCGCTTGGTATGCAACGCAGCGGACGGATTATAACCAGCGCAGCGTTGATTGTGGTGCTGGTATCGCTCTCTTTCGTTACCGCCGACATGGTTTTGGTGAAAATGCTAGGGTTGGGCGTTGCAATAGCGGTTGGCGTAGATGCTACAATAGTAAGAGCGTTACTTGTTCCGGCTACCATGCAATTGCTAGGAAAATGGAATTGGTACGCCCCTAAAAGGCTGCTAAAAATCCTGCCCCATACCAAACTCGAAGCAGGAGATTTCGAGCCTATTCTTGGCAATCAAGATAAATTGCCGCTGGTTAAGTAATAAAACGAAGCTAAAACCGGGCGCATCGGAATGCGCCCCTACCCCGAACGGGGGGATACCCGCACTACATCCGAACGAGGCGGTTTTAATTCGTAGGGGCGTATTTGAATACGCCCTTCAAGGAATCCGAGCGGGGTTCTCAGGGGTGCAACCCCTGTGCGGGGTCGCAAGGGGTGTCCCCTTGAACTCCTCTCTCCTATTTCCCCCTTGAGGGGGGTAGGGGGTGAATAGTTACTAAATTGTTAATCTTTAATAAGCCCGTACCTGAATCCAAAGCGTTAAAATCATAATAACCGGGGATTTTATCTATCCCCGATATATAAACGGAATTATAGAAATGAAAACCCTAAAATATAAAATAACCTTGCTCTTAGTTTTAGTTATGTCAAGCTTATTGCTGGCAGCGTG contains:
- a CDS encoding MMPL family transporter, which translates into the protein MYYRFGKFIYRKRWWFVGFWLVVVATSLPFTARVIEPLKIGGFSDPTTESARSAQLLADKLNYSASSIILMFESDTLNARDPRFIQEAQYAVSELKQKFSLPIDLIDFVSNPRQVSNDGKTAYILVRVSSDGEAAAKALPEFKNALKQPPTLKMQVGGGPAYYADVEKVSQSDLYRAEVVAIPIAIVALLFVFGSVIAAALPVLVGGMGVVVILASLFGIAHLTELSIFTLNLATLLGLGLGLDYALFLTSRFREEIFRGRSAEEAVAITLATAGQAVTYSGLTVLIGLCALFVFRINLLVSVAIGGIVVVFVSVMAAITLLPAILAIIGTRINALPVSGLAKRRRKLAQQPAEQLTEQLAEQSGFWAKLSRLVMRRPILIFVATLSGLLILGIPFLSVIFNSPDPSILPDSVQSRQVFDTLRKDFNENEANPILITVQTPKGNILEPGNIYYLYEFANLIKQDPRVDRVDSIVTVEPRLNREQYQIIYANVDAIRDTFLRDYAAQFAKGDTTLISVYSKFPSNSPESRALVEKIRNSQIGNGMSIMVSGSTAGVIDVVNSLYGAFPFAALFIVIATYTVLVLLFRSVVLPLKAIVMNALSIVASYGMLVFVFQEGNFSNILNFKPLNFIEPTIPIIMFCVLFGLSMDYEVFLLSRIKESWENTGDNAASVALGMQRSGRIITSAALIVVLVSLSFVTADMVLVKMLGLGVAIAVGVDATIVRALLVPATMQLLGKWNWYAPKRLLKILPHTKLEAGDFEPILGNQDKLPLVK